A region from the Leptospirillum ferriphilum ML-04 genome encodes:
- the kdpB gene encoding potassium-transporting ATPase subunit KdpB produces the protein MKKKMLLDPNVILAASLQALAMLNPLKLVKNPVMFVVEIGSAITTLIAIHSLLHPDGELLFTTTISLWLWLTIGFANFAEALAELQGRAQAESLRSTRADTQARLIGPDGTTRMVPGNTLKKGDQFLVESGEILPTDGEILEGVASIDESAITGESAPVIRESGGDRSGVTGGTRILAGTLRVEVTNNPGETFLDRMISLVEGATRQKTPNEIALTILLVGLTIIFLVVVASIPAFSSYAGVQSSPTVLIALLVCLIPTTIAGLLPAIGIAGIDRAFRANVIAKSGKAVEVAGDIDILLLDKTGTITFGNRQAVQLLPAKGVSDLEMARASWLSSLSDDTPEGKSIVSLAASELSAPVVPEGLKAIPFTPETRMSGVDLPDEEIRKGAEDAVRAYTGSSFPPGVPEIIAEIAGSGGTPLVVSRNKTVLGVIHLKDVIKPGLKERFERLRKMGVSTVMVTGDNPLTARAIAREAGLDDFFAQAKPEDKMQLIKKEQEKGRLVAMTGDGTNDAPSLAQADVALAMNSGTQAAKEAGNMVDLDSDPTKIIEVVEIGKQLLMTRGALTTFSIANDVAKYFAILPAMFVVAYPQLGVLNVMKLATPVSAVTSAIIFNALIIPALIPLALKGIRYRPVGASALLRRNLLIYGLGGIIVPFVGIKLIDMVLVLLHFT, from the coding sequence ATGAAGAAAAAAATGCTTCTGGACCCAAACGTTATTCTGGCCGCCTCCCTCCAGGCCCTTGCAATGCTGAATCCGCTCAAACTGGTCAAAAACCCCGTCATGTTCGTCGTGGAGATTGGAAGCGCCATCACGACGTTGATCGCCATCCATTCGCTGCTCCATCCGGACGGGGAGCTTCTCTTCACGACCACCATTTCCCTCTGGCTCTGGCTGACAATCGGGTTTGCGAACTTTGCCGAAGCCCTGGCGGAGCTTCAGGGACGCGCCCAGGCGGAAAGCCTGCGATCGACCCGCGCCGATACCCAGGCACGCCTGATCGGACCGGATGGCACCACCCGGATGGTCCCGGGCAACACGCTCAAAAAAGGGGACCAGTTTCTCGTCGAATCCGGAGAGATTCTTCCCACGGACGGAGAAATTCTGGAAGGGGTGGCCAGCATCGACGAATCCGCCATTACGGGGGAATCCGCTCCCGTCATCCGGGAATCCGGAGGCGACCGCTCCGGCGTCACCGGAGGAACCCGGATCCTGGCAGGCACCCTCCGGGTCGAAGTCACCAACAATCCGGGAGAAACATTTCTGGACAGAATGATCTCTCTGGTCGAAGGGGCAACACGGCAGAAAACGCCCAACGAAATCGCCCTGACGATCCTTCTGGTGGGACTCACGATCATTTTCCTCGTCGTCGTGGCCTCCATCCCGGCGTTTTCCTCCTACGCCGGCGTTCAGTCCTCCCCGACGGTCCTGATCGCCCTTCTCGTCTGCCTGATTCCCACAACCATCGCCGGACTTCTCCCCGCGATCGGAATCGCGGGCATCGACCGGGCTTTCCGGGCGAACGTCATCGCCAAATCCGGAAAAGCCGTGGAAGTGGCCGGGGATATCGATATCCTGCTCCTGGACAAGACCGGCACGATCACATTCGGAAATCGCCAGGCGGTTCAGCTTCTTCCGGCAAAAGGTGTCTCGGATCTCGAGATGGCTCGGGCAAGCTGGCTTTCCTCCCTGTCCGACGACACACCGGAAGGCAAAAGCATCGTGAGCCTTGCCGCATCCGAGCTTTCCGCTCCGGTGGTACCGGAAGGCCTGAAAGCCATCCCCTTCACACCCGAAACGCGCATGAGCGGGGTGGATCTTCCGGACGAAGAAATCCGGAAGGGCGCGGAAGACGCCGTCCGAGCGTACACCGGCTCGTCCTTTCCTCCGGGAGTGCCGGAAATCATCGCCGAAATCGCCGGCTCCGGCGGAACGCCCCTCGTTGTCTCCAGAAACAAGACCGTTCTGGGAGTCATTCATCTGAAAGACGTGATCAAGCCGGGCCTCAAGGAACGATTCGAGAGACTCCGGAAAATGGGCGTCTCGACCGTCATGGTCACAGGCGACAACCCTCTGACCGCCCGGGCGATCGCCAGAGAAGCCGGCCTGGATGATTTTTTTGCACAGGCCAAACCCGAAGACAAGATGCAACTGATCAAGAAAGAACAGGAAAAAGGACGCCTGGTCGCCATGACCGGAGACGGCACCAACGACGCCCCTTCCCTGGCCCAGGCAGATGTGGCCCTGGCAATGAACTCGGGAACGCAGGCGGCAAAAGAGGCCGGAAACATGGTGGACCTCGACTCCGACCCGACCAAGATCATCGAGGTGGTTGAAATCGGCAAGCAGCTTCTCATGACCCGGGGAGCCCTCACGACATTTTCCATCGCCAATGATGTCGCCAAATATTTTGCGATCCTGCCGGCCATGTTCGTGGTGGCGTATCCCCAGCTGGGCGTCCTGAACGTCATGAAGCTCGCCACGCCCGTCTCTGCAGTCACAAGCGCCATCATCTTCAACGCACTGATCATACCGGCCCTGATCCCCCTGGCCCTCAAGGGGATTCGCTACCGGCCCGTCGGAGCGTCGGCCCTGTTGCGCAGAAACCTGCTGATTTACGGTCTCGGGGGGATCATTGTCCCCTTCGTCGGGATCAAACTGATCGACATGGTTCTCGTTCTTTTGCACTTTACCTGA